Proteins from one Oscillatoria nigro-viridis PCC 7112 genomic window:
- a CDS encoding WD40 domain-containing protein: MTDLIKVQETANYNERSLKTLVRSITMSQHQFSLILVRCNYEQLRQKIARRLREVSPVPIQDIVLPPSVKTLYTTLQASSFQEGYSPVGAASALMVFGLETVVAIDELMASTNQVRDEFRKNFSCPVILWVTDDIVTKMIRLAPDFKSWAAATIKFEMGVDELINFLAKRADTIFKIGELNQELASSNVSTIANCETCETPCEKRDLEREISPGERFLTFNSGPQNRRQSDVHSYSPLSPGNTFDLAIGSLPRRELELALRDLQNRGEELEPALKASLQFVLGRDYYVSDQTETALIHYQESLAFWQQKTGNWELANLELSENPETFSSLSKPVPKILFLEREGIVLFHIALCHRLQAARNPVANRQHWEEAWISLEQSRNAFSLASRPELVAEVTAHLGEVLQRLKAWGELQALAENSLQLHFTYGTPSQLAQDYGFLAEVALQQSRWSQARQLAELALAILDQTPNDLRLLIEDLRLGFEGNYPEFLGPNESSNEPKSQIQHPKSDRSSYLLLLARSLRQLAQWEAAVHSLELAQSQSEPKYDPRLYIDILTELQAVYFEQGEYLKAFRIKKTQRSIEYQYGFRAFIGASQLQQQRQAVNPSGPSAQNQAAIAASMTAYSRQTDINNLLERISRDDHKLTIIHGPSGVGKSSLVNAGLVPALKNITPGARDTLPVVVKVYTDWLVELENALNSALYDKQAEEESKLLSKGLQEIHKKSCSVIRERSSEVSSFIIDQLRENATNNLLTVLIFDQFEEFFFVSTSVAQRQLFYNFLRVFLNLPYVKIILCLREDYLHYLLDCDRFPNLDAINNNILDKSIRYQLRSFSIKDARAVIRHLTERAEFYLEPALIDAFVEDLADELQEVRPIELQVVGAQLQEEGITSLAQYQQLGDNPKAELVKRSLERVISDCGPVNEDAAWKILFSLTDERGVRLIKTKHELSLVTGQQPADAGETELSAIGSTGRISLQRQFAKDPESRPKKNDNLDLILDILVGHGLLFLLREAPEDRYQLVHDYLVRPIRQRFGLEARLHKAEADKKMSQAQLYRANTFLKQLLGLAVIGVMLLTSSTIAAVNFWWRAVGQKQLAVAQTQRAEISTLTAASEALYFSNNKFDAMMESLRAGKKWKHIEHSQQMYTLKDTEILISAALQQAVYGVKERNRLEGHGDVVWGLSFSPDGETIASSSVDKTVKLWRRDGSLLATFKDHTNSVSCVAFSPDNKTIASASLDKTVKLWQTDGSLLVTFKGHTNSVTSVAFSPDGQTIASGSTDKTIKLWKTDGTLLRTIEQFAPVNWLSFSRDGKIIAVASDDGTVKLWSSDGKLIANLWHSDNRQPSKIYTVSFSPDGETIASAGEDKTVKIWSIAALKHPQTENSTPAKKAELLTTLRGHSKWVFGVSFSPDGQTLASGSADGTVKLWNLAGVGDKRPTDASNIKSESRLLRTFEGHADRVTQVSFSPEGKTLASASFDKTIRLWRLDDVPLKTLDGHQNRVQGVTFSPDGQRLASASTDKTIKLWSRTGVLLETLEGHTERVASVSFSPDGKLLASGSYDKTVKVWSLTEDGMNNILPCPSAPLFPCSPSVLFTLDGHADSVMSVSFSPDSEILASASKDKTVKLWTRNGRLIKTLTGHTGWVTGVTFSPDGSMLASASDDGTLKLWNRDGRLLRTFEGAHNSFVLGVAFSPDGKMLASAGYDNSVKLWKVDGTLVATLLKGSSDSVTSVAFSPDGLLVASGSYDHKVKLWSRSGTLLKTLTGHKDSVMSVSFSPDGKVLASAGRDNRVILWNLDLDDLLVRGCDWVGDYLRTNPNVSDRDRRLCEGVAAKPQF; encoded by the coding sequence ATGACCGATCTAATTAAGGTACAAGAAACTGCCAACTACAACGAGCGCTCGCTCAAAACTCTGGTCAGATCCATCACAATGTCTCAACACCAATTCTCGCTAATTTTGGTGCGCTGCAACTACGAGCAGTTGCGGCAGAAAATAGCGCGGCGGCTGCGAGAAGTGTCCCCAGTTCCAATTCAAGATATCGTCTTGCCACCTTCAGTTAAAACCCTTTACACTACTCTGCAGGCAAGCAGTTTCCAGGAGGGGTACTCGCCTGTCGGTGCCGCCTCAGCTTTGATGGTATTCGGTTTAGAAACAGTAGTAGCGATCGACGAACTGATGGCTTCTACCAATCAAGTGCGAGACGAATTTCGCAAAAATTTTTCCTGCCCAGTGATTTTGTGGGTAACAGATGACATCGTGACCAAAATGATTCGTCTGGCCCCGGATTTCAAAAGTTGGGCCGCCGCCACAATTAAATTTGAAATGGGCGTTGACGAATTAATTAATTTCCTCGCTAAGCGGGCCGATACTATATTTAAAATAGGCGAACTCAATCAAGAACTCGCCAGCAGCAACGTCAGCACCATCGCTAATTGTGAGACCTGCGAAACCCCGTGCGAAAAACGCGACCTGGAGCGCGAAATCAGCCCTGGAGAACGCTTTCTAACTTTTAACTCAGGGCCCCAAAACCGACGACAATCAGATGTCCACTCGTATTCGCCATTGAGTCCGGGCAATACCTTCGATTTGGCGATCGGCTCTTTGCCGCGCCGAGAACTAGAATTAGCTTTAAGAGATTTACAAAATCGCGGTGAAGAATTAGAACCCGCCCTCAAAGCCAGCCTGCAATTCGTTCTGGGTCGAGATTACTATGTGAGCGACCAAACCGAAACTGCCTTAATTCACTACCAAGAAAGTTTAGCATTTTGGCAGCAGAAAACGGGCAACTGGGAACTGGCAAACTTAGAACTTTCCGAAAACCCAGAAACCTTCTCCTCCTTGTCGAAGCCTGTCCCCAAAATTTTATTCTTAGAGAGAGAAGGCATAGTGCTGTTTCACATAGCCCTGTGTCACCGCTTGCAAGCAGCCAGAAACCCGGTAGCCAACCGCCAGCACTGGGAAGAAGCTTGGATTAGCCTGGAACAATCTAGAAACGCTTTCTCCCTTGCCTCACGCCCGGAATTGGTAGCTGAGGTGACAGCACACCTCGGAGAAGTGCTGCAGCGCCTGAAAGCTTGGGGAGAGTTGCAAGCATTAGCTGAAAATTCTTTGCAGTTGCACTTCACTTACGGTACTCCCAGCCAACTAGCTCAAGATTACGGCTTTTTGGCTGAAGTTGCCCTGCAACAGTCGAGGTGGAGCCAAGCCCGCCAGCTAGCCGAGTTGGCTTTGGCGATTTTGGATCAAACGCCTAATGATTTGAGATTGCTGATTGAAGATTTGAGATTGGGGTTTGAGGGAAATTATCCAGAATTTCTGGGCCCTAACGAGTCAAGTAACGAACCCAAATCTCAAATCCAACATCCCAAATCCGACAGGAGTTCGTATCTTTTACTTTTAGCCCGAAGTTTGCGGCAGCTAGCCCAGTGGGAAGCGGCGGTTCATTCTTTGGAGTTGGCTCAATCTCAAAGCGAGCCGAAGTACGACCCCCGACTTTACATCGATATTTTGACGGAATTGCAAGCGGTTTATTTCGAGCAGGGAGAGTATCTTAAAGCGTTTCGGATTAAAAAAACCCAGCGTTCGATCGAATATCAATACGGATTTAGAGCTTTTATCGGAGCCAGCCAATTGCAGCAGCAGCGCCAAGCCGTCAATCCTTCGGGGCCCTCAGCTCAAAACCAAGCCGCGATCGCAGCGTCCATGACAGCTTACTCGCGCCAAACAGATATCAATAACTTGCTAGAAAGAATTAGCAGGGACGACCATAAATTAACTATTATTCACGGGCCCAGCGGAGTCGGGAAAAGTTCTCTAGTCAATGCCGGCTTAGTACCAGCTTTGAAAAATATTACTCCGGGCGCGCGGGATACATTGCCCGTAGTAGTCAAAGTTTACACCGACTGGCTGGTGGAGTTAGAAAATGCTTTGAACAGCGCCCTGTACGACAAACAAGCCGAAGAGGAAAGTAAATTACTCTCGAAAGGACTACAGGAAATCCACAAAAAAAGTTGCTCGGTTATTCGTGAGCGCAGCTCGGAAGTCTCTTCTTTTATCATAGATCAGTTGCGCGAAAATGCCACAAATAATTTGTTGACAGTGCTGATTTTCGATCAATTTGAAGAGTTTTTCTTTGTTTCGACTTCAGTGGCACAAAGACAACTTTTTTATAATTTTTTGCGTGTATTTTTAAACTTGCCTTATGTCAAGATAATTCTCTGCTTGCGCGAAGATTATTTGCACTACTTACTAGATTGCGACCGCTTCCCTAATCTTGACGCTATTAACAATAATATTCTCGACAAAAGTATCCGCTACCAACTGCGGAGTTTTTCTATCAAAGACGCGCGGGCTGTCATCAGACACTTAACAGAACGGGCGGAATTTTATTTAGAGCCGGCACTGATCGATGCCTTTGTAGAAGATTTAGCAGACGAACTGCAAGAAGTGCGGCCGATCGAATTGCAGGTAGTAGGAGCGCAACTGCAAGAAGAAGGGATTACCAGTCTAGCACAATACCAGCAATTGGGGGACAATCCCAAAGCAGAATTAGTGAAACGATCGCTCGAAAGAGTCATCTCTGACTGCGGGCCCGTTAACGAAGACGCAGCTTGGAAAATCTTGTTTTCCCTGACCGATGAAAGAGGCGTTCGCCTGATAAAAACCAAACACGAACTCTCGTTAGTTACAGGTCAGCAGCCAGCCGATGCTGGGGAAACCGAATTATCGGCGATCGGCAGCACCGGCAGAATTTCCCTACAGCGACAGTTCGCAAAAGACCCTGAAAGCCGACCCAAGAAAAACGACAACCTCGACTTAATTTTAGACATTTTAGTTGGTCACGGTTTGCTATTTCTGCTACGGGAAGCGCCCGAAGACCGCTATCAATTGGTACACGACTATTTAGTGCGGCCGATCCGCCAAAGATTCGGCTTAGAAGCCAGACTGCACAAAGCAGAAGCGGACAAAAAGATGAGTCAAGCACAGCTCTACCGAGCCAATACTTTTCTCAAACAACTGCTGGGATTAGCAGTGATCGGCGTCATGCTGCTAACCAGTTCCACCATCGCCGCCGTAAATTTTTGGTGGCGGGCTGTGGGTCAAAAACAGCTAGCTGTCGCTCAAACTCAGCGAGCCGAAATCAGTACCCTGACAGCCGCTTCTGAAGCACTTTATTTCTCAAACAACAAATTTGACGCCATGATGGAAAGTTTGAGAGCTGGTAAAAAGTGGAAACACATCGAACACTCCCAACAAATGTATACTCTCAAAGACACCGAAATTCTGATTTCTGCCGCCCTCCAGCAGGCAGTTTATGGAGTCAAAGAACGCAACCGCTTGGAAGGACACGGCGATGTAGTTTGGGGTCTTAGCTTCAGTCCCGACGGCGAAACAATAGCTTCCTCCAGTGTAGATAAAACCGTCAAACTTTGGCGGCGCGACGGCAGTTTGCTGGCAACTTTCAAAGACCACACTAACAGTGTCTCCTGTGTGGCGTTCAGTCCGGACAACAAAACCATAGCCTCGGCAAGTTTAGATAAAACTGTCAAGCTTTGGCAAACAGACGGCAGTTTGCTGGTAACTTTCAAAGGGCATACTAATAGCGTTACCAGCGTTGCTTTTAGCCCTGACGGTCAAACGATCGCCAGTGGATCTACAGACAAAACTATCAAACTTTGGAAAACCGACGGCACGCTGCTGCGAACGATCGAACAATTTGCTCCCGTAAATTGGCTCAGCTTCAGCCGCGACGGCAAAATAATCGCTGTGGCGAGCGATGACGGTACTGTGAAACTGTGGAGTTCCGACGGTAAGTTAATCGCTAATTTATGGCACAGCGACAACAGACAACCCTCGAAAATTTACACCGTCAGTTTCTCCCCCGATGGTGAAACGATCGCCAGTGCGGGTGAAGATAAAACGGTGAAAATCTGGAGCATCGCTGCACTAAAACACCCACAAACAGAAAATTCAACACCAGCAAAAAAAGCTGAACTGCTAACAACTTTGCGGGGACACAGCAAGTGGGTATTTGGTGTCAGTTTCTCCCCCGACGGTCAAACACTTGCTTCTGGAAGTGCAGACGGGACTGTCAAACTCTGGAATCTTGCTGGTGTTGGCGACAAACGCCCAACCGATGCTAGCAACATTAAATCAGAGAGTCGCTTACTGAGAACTTTTGAGGGACACGCCGATCGAGTTACTCAGGTGAGTTTTAGCCCCGAAGGCAAAACCTTGGCTTCGGCAAGTTTTGACAAAACTATCAGGCTGTGGCGACTCGATGACGTGCCGCTCAAAACCCTCGACGGACACCAAAACCGGGTGCAAGGCGTTACTTTTAGCCCCGACGGCCAAAGGCTGGCTTCTGCTTCTACGGACAAAACTATCAAACTCTGGAGCCGCACGGGAGTTTTGCTGGAAACCTTGGAAGGACACACTGAGAGAGTCGCCAGCGTCAGTTTCAGCCCCGACGGCAAGCTACTTGCTTCTGGGAGTTACGACAAAACGGTGAAAGTCTGGAGTTTGACAGAAGATGGCATGAATAATATTCTCCCTTGTCCTTCGGCTCCGCTATTCCCGTGTTCGCCTTCTGTGCTGTTCACTCTCGACGGCCACGCCGACAGCGTGATGAGCGTGAGTTTTAGCCCCGACAGCGAGATTCTCGCTTCGGCGAGCAAGGATAAGACTGTGAAACTCTGGACGAGAAACGGCAGGCTGATTAAGACTTTGACGGGACACACAGGCTGGGTGACTGGGGTGACTTTCAGTCCCGACGGCTCGATGCTGGCTTCTGCAAGCGATGATGGTACTCTCAAACTCTGGAATCGGGACGGTCGTTTGCTGAGAACTTTTGAAGGAGCTCACAACAGTTTTGTGTTGGGGGTTGCTTTTAGCCCTGACGGCAAAATGCTGGCTTCGGCTGGTTACGACAATTCGGTGAAATTGTGGAAGGTGGACGGGACTTTGGTGGCGACGCTGCTGAAGGGTTCTAGCGACAGCGTGACTAGCGTTGCTTTTAGCCCGGACGGTTTGTTGGTTGCTTCGGGCAGTTACGATCATAAGGTGAAGCTTTGGAGTCGCAGCGGGACTTTGCTGAAAACTTTGACGGGTCACAAGGATAGCGTGATGAGCGTGAGTTTTAGCCCGGATGGGAAGGTTCTGGCTTCTGCCGGCCGGGATAATCGGGTGATTTTGTGGAATTTGGATCTTGACGATTTGCTGGTGAGGGGCTGCGACTGGGTGGGGGATTATCTGAGAACTAATCCTAATGTGAGCGATCGCGATCGGCGTCTCTGTGAGGGGGTGGCGGCAAAACCTCAGTTTTAG
- a CDS encoding P-loop NTPase fold protein — MIALELDRFYKACNPSKTLVAGDPGDYQYYIDFGSVRGGKIIESLQRTITRISPDQPTCQLFTGHIGCGKSTELFRLKAELEQEGFCVVYFESSQDLDMGDVDISDILLSIARQVSETMESTKIKLRPSYFTNLFAEVAEFLQTPIDLSAEAELSIGIAKVTAKTKDSPKLRSQLRQYLEPRTNSILQSINEELLNKANAELKQQGKKGLAVIVDNLDRLDASLKPSGRTQPEYLFLDRGEQLKKLNCHVVYTIPLTLIFSNDFGRLASRFGVKPKVMPMVPVQMRSGDDHMEGMALLRQLVLARAFPAVAPHQRIDLISQVFDSPETLDRLCRISGGHVRNLLMLLYSCLQHEDPPFSRECLESVIQEYRDDLLGAINDLEWELLFQVVNRQSVTGEEESQILLRSMFVFEYRDQEGRWFGINPALAETRKYKEWLQRTEAK, encoded by the coding sequence GTGATCGCACTCGAATTAGACAGATTCTATAAAGCCTGCAACCCCAGCAAGACCCTTGTTGCGGGAGACCCAGGAGATTATCAATACTACATTGATTTTGGTTCCGTGCGTGGCGGCAAAATCATTGAATCTTTACAGCGAACCATTACTCGCATCTCGCCTGACCAGCCAACCTGTCAGCTATTTACAGGACATATCGGGTGTGGCAAATCTACCGAATTGTTTCGACTGAAAGCTGAGTTAGAGCAAGAGGGTTTTTGCGTCGTCTACTTTGAGTCTTCCCAAGACTTAGACATGGGAGATGTAGACATCAGCGATATTTTGCTGAGCATTGCCCGCCAAGTCAGCGAAACTATGGAATCGACTAAAATCAAACTCAGACCGAGCTATTTTACCAATCTGTTTGCAGAAGTGGCAGAATTTTTGCAGACTCCCATAGATTTGTCAGCGGAAGCGGAGTTATCTATAGGCATTGCTAAAGTTACGGCTAAAACTAAAGACTCTCCCAAACTGCGATCGCAACTCAGGCAATATCTCGAACCCCGCACCAACAGCATCTTGCAGTCCATCAACGAAGAACTCCTCAACAAAGCTAACGCCGAACTCAAGCAGCAAGGAAAAAAAGGACTCGCAGTCATCGTTGACAACCTCGATCGCCTCGACGCCTCCCTCAAACCCAGCGGACGCACCCAGCCAGAATACTTGTTTTTAGACCGCGGCGAACAGTTGAAAAAACTCAATTGCCACGTCGTCTACACGATTCCCCTGACTTTGATTTTTTCCAACGACTTCGGCCGCCTCGCCAGTCGATTTGGAGTCAAGCCCAAGGTGATGCCGATGGTACCCGTGCAAATGCGATCGGGCGACGACCACATGGAAGGAATGGCACTGCTGCGGCAGCTAGTATTAGCTAGAGCTTTCCCCGCAGTTGCTCCCCATCAACGCATCGATTTGATTTCCCAGGTGTTTGACTCTCCCGAAACTTTAGACCGGCTTTGTCGGATTAGTGGCGGTCACGTTCGCAATCTACTGATGCTTTTGTATAGCTGTTTGCAGCACGAAGACCCTCCCTTCTCTCGCGAATGCCTCGAAAGCGTCATTCAAGAATATCGAGATGACCTTTTGGGAGCCATCAATGACCTGGAATGGGAATTGCTGTTTCAAGTCGTCAACCGACAAAGTGTAACCGGCGAAGAAGAGTCTCAAATCTTGTTGCGAAGTATGTTTGTCTTTGAATACCGCGATCAAGAAGGTCGTTGGTTTGGGATTAATCCAGCCCTAGCAGAGACCAGAAAATATAAGGAGTGGCTGCAGCGCACAGAAGCAAAATAG
- a CDS encoding cell division protein FtsQ/DivIB encodes MASFGAVSQTELGRRRQKLRQQRRARLAAVVWQMLAASAMAGGLLWWIAQPAWLIARSEQVKVEGNQWLSDKAVRSLVPLSYPQSLWGIQPQALAEKLESTGPIAKAKVTRNLFPPSLTVEVAERLPVAVAQPTAVLRSNSDKEKVGWLDARGGWMPSDSYTAVRSQNSSIGPGSIPGTQPQRSLPTLKVIGPLEQYRAYWPKFYQGLSGLTVKVFEINWQDPNNLILKTEIGTVHLGPYSSKTAEQLKVLDRMRQLPKQLDSSKIAYIDLKNPASPMVHLPELPPSLESSTRAQN; translated from the coding sequence ATGGCTAGTTTTGGAGCGGTTTCTCAAACAGAGTTAGGGCGCAGGCGCCAAAAGTTGCGCCAGCAGAGGCGCGCTCGATTGGCGGCTGTTGTGTGGCAAATGCTGGCAGCGAGTGCAATGGCTGGAGGTTTGCTGTGGTGGATTGCTCAGCCGGCTTGGTTGATTGCCCGATCGGAACAAGTGAAGGTGGAGGGCAATCAGTGGCTGTCGGATAAGGCGGTGCGGTCTTTGGTGCCGCTGTCTTACCCGCAGTCGCTGTGGGGGATTCAACCGCAGGCCCTGGCCGAAAAGCTGGAGTCAACGGGGCCGATCGCCAAAGCGAAGGTGACTCGTAACTTGTTTCCGCCGAGTTTGACTGTAGAAGTGGCAGAACGCCTGCCGGTGGCGGTGGCGCAGCCGACTGCGGTGTTGAGATCGAACAGTGACAAGGAAAAAGTGGGGTGGCTGGACGCTCGCGGAGGTTGGATGCCGTCGGATAGTTATACTGCTGTACGATCGCAGAATAGTTCGATCGGGCCCGGCAGCATTCCGGGAACGCAGCCTCAGCGTTCTTTGCCCACTTTAAAAGTCATCGGGCCTTTGGAACAGTATCGCGCCTATTGGCCGAAGTTTTACCAAGGACTCAGCGGCTTGACGGTGAAAGTATTTGAGATTAATTGGCAAGACCCGAACAATTTGATCTTGAAAACAGAGATCGGTACCGTACACTTAGGGCCTTACAGTTCCAAGACTGCGGAGCAACTTAAGGTTTTAGACCGAATGCGACAATTGCCAAAACAGCTAGATTCAAGCAAAATAGCCTACATTGACTTGAAAAATCCTGCTTCGCCGATGGTCCATTTGCCAGAACTGCCCCCCAGTTTGGAGAGTTCCACTCGCGCCCAGAATTGA
- a CDS encoding RNA-guided endonuclease InsQ/TnpB family protein, translated as MLCLTYTYRIYPDASQEAKMLAWMEICRKVYNYALRERKDSIASRKCAIDACSIDSEYIIPSDAAYPDYYKQQKALTRAKKVNPELQEVQSQVLQDALKRLDRAFKFMKERGFGFPRFKKLGSYRSFTFPQFKDYPLIGVQIKLPKIGAVPINLHRPIPDGFVIKQVRVINKASGWYTQLILQCDVSVPDLMPQGLSIGIDLGLEKFLAVSNGKLLSRPRFFVDLENKLKWLQRKLRNKTKGSANYRKIQHKVRLLHERIHDLRKEFHFKTAHALCDLGVGMIFTEELNLKMMSRGMLAKHCLDASWGGFLDILSWVCWKRGVYFAKVDPNGTSQTCPQCSTHTGKKKLSDRIRACHECGYTTDRDVAAAMVVEQRGLAAAGLAVKLPVEVSLSGTSV; from the coding sequence ATGCTCTGTTTGACGTACACATACCGAATTTATCCAGATGCCAGTCAAGAAGCCAAAATGCTTGCTTGGATGGAGATTTGTCGCAAAGTTTATAATTACGCTTTGCGAGAGCGAAAAGACTCGATAGCATCGCGTAAGTGTGCGATCGACGCTTGCAGTATTGATTCTGAGTACATCATTCCATCTGACGCAGCCTATCCTGACTATTACAAACAACAGAAGGCCCTGACAAGAGCGAAAAAAGTAAATCCCGAACTCCAAGAGGTTCAATCGCAAGTTTTACAAGATGCCTTGAAGCGACTCGATCGGGCTTTCAAGTTTATGAAAGAACGTGGTTTTGGGTTTCCTAGATTCAAAAAGTTAGGTTCGTATCGGTCGTTTACTTTCCCTCAGTTCAAAGACTATCCATTGATAGGAGTACAAATAAAGCTGCCTAAGATTGGAGCAGTGCCAATTAATTTGCACCGCCCCATCCCAGATGGGTTTGTCATTAAACAGGTGAGGGTAATCAACAAAGCATCAGGATGGTACACTCAATTGATTTTGCAGTGTGATGTCTCTGTTCCCGATCTCATGCCTCAGGGTTTGTCTATTGGCATCGATCTGGGATTGGAGAAATTCTTGGCTGTATCTAACGGTAAGTTACTCTCAAGACCGCGTTTCTTTGTAGACTTGGAAAACAAGCTTAAATGGCTGCAACGCAAGCTGAGAAACAAAACTAAGGGTTCTGCTAACTACCGCAAGATCCAACACAAAGTCCGCCTTCTGCACGAGCGCATTCACGATCTCCGTAAAGAGTTTCATTTCAAAACAGCTCATGCTTTATGCGATTTGGGAGTTGGAATGATTTTTACTGAGGAGTTGAATCTCAAAATGATGAGTCGCGGGATGCTAGCAAAACACTGTCTTGATGCTAGTTGGGGCGGATTCCTCGATATCCTATCTTGGGTTTGCTGGAAACGTGGCGTGTACTTTGCTAAAGTTGACCCGAATGGCACTAGCCAAACTTGTCCTCAGTGTTCCACTCATACAGGAAAGAAAAAGCTGTCCGATCGCATTCGTGCTTGTCATGAGTGTGGATACACAACAGACCGCGATGTTGCTGCTGCAATGGTAGTAGAACAAAGGGGTCTTGCCGCTGCGGGACTCGCAGTCAAGTTGCCTGTGGAGGTATCGTTATCGGGGACTTCGGTCTAG
- the ftsZ gene encoding cell division protein FtsZ has translation MKLNNRHGSDQDSPPSEEVKNFPVAADSANPFRRKSGYVNVDSIDIDPMVNPKDIMPSSAAKIKVIGVGGGGGNAVNRMIASEVSGVEFWCVNTDSQALVLSNAPKRLQVGQKLTRGLGAGGNPAIGQKAAEESRDEVANALNHADLVFITAGMGGGTGTGAAPIVAEVAKEMGALTVGIVTRPFTFEGRRRTSQAEEGIAALQTRVDTLIVIPNDKLLSVISEQMPVQEAFRVADDILRQGVQGISDIITIPGLVNVDFADVRAVMADAGSALMGIGVGSGKSRAREAAMQAISSPLLEASSIEGARGVVFNITGGTDMTLHEVNAAAETIYEVVDPNANIIFGAVIDERLQGEIKITVIATGFSGEVPSPPTPGRTQNVNAPWRAATVPVTPAQQTPDPKAKPPQDLGLDIPEFLRNRRPPR, from the coding sequence ATGAAGCTTAATAATAGACACGGGTCTGACCAAGACAGTCCCCCTTCGGAAGAAGTAAAAAATTTTCCGGTGGCAGCAGATTCCGCCAATCCCTTTAGACGCAAGTCTGGTTATGTAAATGTAGATAGTATTGATATCGATCCTATGGTCAATCCCAAAGACATAATGCCCAGCAGTGCCGCCAAAATCAAAGTAATTGGCGTCGGCGGTGGTGGGGGCAACGCCGTTAACCGGATGATTGCTAGCGAGGTTTCTGGTGTCGAGTTTTGGTGCGTGAATACAGATTCCCAAGCTCTGGTTCTCTCAAATGCTCCGAAACGCTTGCAAGTCGGACAGAAGTTGACGCGCGGTTTGGGCGCGGGGGGCAATCCGGCGATCGGCCAAAAGGCTGCGGAGGAATCTCGCGACGAGGTGGCTAATGCTCTGAATCATGCGGATTTGGTGTTTATCACGGCCGGCATGGGCGGCGGTACGGGCACGGGCGCGGCTCCGATCGTGGCTGAGGTGGCTAAGGAAATGGGCGCTTTGACTGTGGGCATAGTGACGCGGCCTTTTACGTTTGAGGGACGGCGGCGCACCAGCCAAGCTGAGGAAGGGATTGCGGCTTTGCAAACTCGGGTGGATACGCTGATCGTAATTCCTAACGACAAGCTGCTGTCTGTGATTTCCGAACAAATGCCGGTACAAGAGGCTTTCCGAGTTGCTGACGATATCCTGCGCCAAGGGGTTCAGGGTATTTCTGACATTATTACTATTCCCGGTTTGGTGAACGTTGACTTTGCTGACGTGCGGGCAGTAATGGCGGATGCGGGTTCGGCTTTGATGGGCATCGGCGTGGGTTCTGGCAAGTCGCGGGCTAGGGAGGCTGCGATGCAGGCTATTTCTTCGCCTCTGCTGGAAGCTTCGTCTATTGAGGGCGCTAGAGGTGTGGTGTTTAACATCACTGGCGGTACTGACATGACGCTGCACGAGGTGAATGCGGCTGCTGAGACGATTTACGAGGTTGTCGATCCGAATGCCAATATTATTTTTGGAGCGGTGATTGACGAGCGGCTTCAGGGCGAAATTAAGATTACTGTGATCGCTACTGGTTTTTCGGGAGAAGTTCCGTCGCCTCCGACTCCGGGGCGGACGCAAAATGTTAATGCTCCTTGGCGGGCTGCAACTGTGCCGGTGACTCCTGCTCAACAGACGCCCGATCCGAAAGCGAAACCGCCGCAGGATTTGGGATTGGATATTCCTGAGTTTTTACGCAACCGTCGCCCGCCAAGATGA
- a CDS encoding MBL fold metallo-hydrolase: protein MKITRIDLNSWIFHIAAQTILVDPWLVDPLVFYGQPWLFTAYHNTPVAFTPSTLPPIDLILISQGLDDHCHRPTLEKLDRTIPAIASPTAAKVLSRLGYTNITSLANWQEFNYQEKLQITAVPGAEIQPGQEENGYLLKDLSSGETLYYEPHLPPLEKVKQKIDTVDVAIAPVIGQIFPFLGQVIIGPSEALSLAQTLKPRFFLPTAAGDIRTTGILPMLVRSVGSIPEFRDLLAKSGLSTQLLEPEPGQTLEILDFRF, encoded by the coding sequence GTGAAAATCACCCGAATCGACCTCAACTCTTGGATCTTCCACATCGCAGCCCAAACCATCCTCGTCGATCCCTGGCTAGTCGATCCCCTCGTATTTTACGGTCAACCCTGGCTGTTCACCGCCTACCACAACACCCCCGTCGCCTTCACTCCCAGCACCTTACCGCCGATCGACCTCATCCTGATTTCCCAAGGATTAGACGACCACTGTCACAGACCAACACTCGAAAAGCTCGATCGGACAATTCCCGCGATCGCCTCACCCACCGCCGCCAAAGTCCTCAGCCGTTTAGGCTACACCAATATCACATCTTTAGCAAATTGGCAAGAATTTAATTATCAAGAAAAGTTACAAATTACCGCCGTACCCGGAGCCGAAATCCAGCCCGGACAGGAAGAAAACGGCTATTTGCTCAAAGATTTAAGCAGCGGCGAGACACTTTATTACGAACCGCACCTGCCACCATTAGAAAAAGTCAAACAGAAAATAGACACAGTAGACGTAGCCATCGCCCCAGTCATCGGTCAAATTTTCCCCTTCCTCGGACAAGTCATCATCGGCCCTTCGGAAGCCCTCAGTCTCGCCCAAACACTGAAACCTCGGTTTTTCCTGCCTACAGCGGCGGGAGACATCCGAACCACAGGCATTTTACCAATGTTAGTGCGATCGGTCGGCAGCATCCCCGAATTTCGCGATTTACTAGCAAAATCGGGACTCTCCACCCAACTCCTCGAACCCGAACCAGGTCAAACCCTGGAAATTTTAGATTTTAGATTTTAG